GCCTCGAACTTACCGGACCGATTTCAAATCGATACACGCCCCGCAACCCGCCAACCCACACGCACCAAAGCACTTATGGGCCAGACGGCGATCCGTGACCGGACACGCCTGACCCGGAACTGATCGGTTCTGGGTACCGGGTTCTTGGTCTTGGGTTGTGCGTGTGACTACGGAAAGTCCACCCGGTACACCACCCCCCGTCCGCCCAGCCACGCCGACTTGCCGTAGCTCGTCACTCCCGCCGAGAGCTCGCGATTGAGCGCGCTCCACGTCCAGCCGGCGTCGGTCGTGTAGGCGGCGCCGCCGTAGCCGGAGACAACGGCGGTGAGCGACCCCGCACCGGGCACCCACACGATGCCGGCGAGGGCGCCCGGCACGGGCGGGCGCTTGCGCATCTCCCAGGTACGGCCGCCGTCGGTGGTGACCCCCACCACGGCGACGCTGGTGTCGGTGCGCAACTTGTTGATGTCGCCGCCGACCACGATGCCGCTGGTGGCCGTCTGGAACGCCATGCCGGTCAGCCCCGCCGCCGTGCCGCGCACGAACGGCGTGTTCTCCACCGCCCACGACTTCCCACCGTTGCGACTGCGGAAGAGACGCGCGCCGGGCGCGCCGGTTGCGATGTACACCGTGCTCGAGTCGCCGTGCACGACGCACTGGCCACTGGCGGCAAAGGCGCCCTCGTCCTGCAGCGGCGTCGGGGCGGTCGCGAGCAGCGTCCACGTCTGCCCGGCGTTCTCGGTATGCAGGATGTTCGTGCGGCGCCCATCGGGCGTGGTGCTCGCGTCACCGAACACCACCCCCTGGCCGTGCCCGTTCATGCTCAGGCAGTCGAAGAACGCCGTGGTATCACGATTGATGAACTGCAACGCCCACGTCGCACCGGCATCGGTGGTGTGGTAGATGCGCGAGGCACTGCCGTTGCCGATCGACAACACCCACGCCTCGCTCTCGCTCGCTGCGTGCACATCCCGATAGTTGAGCGAATCGCCGCCCGGCGCTGGCAGACGCGTCCACGTCGTACCGCCATCGGCGGTGCGCAGCACGACGCCGCTGTTGCCGGCCGCCCAGACCACCTTGTCGCTCACGGCGTGCAGCGCCTGCACGATGGTGTTCACCCCGAACGGCTGGGTGGTCACCGTGGGCGCCTGGGCGTTCGCCGTGGCCGCACTCACGATGAGCAGGCTACCGAGGTGGCGGAGCAGGGAAGAACGCATCATGGGGCTTAGCTCTTGAAGAGGGAGTGTCACGGCGGGGACCACAGCCAGCCCCATCGCGAATAGCAGCGGCCCGGCCTAGCGCGCGGCGCGGCGGAAACGCGTGGGGCCGCTGGTATCGAAACGCCGGTCGTAGGTCCCTACCAGACTGTCGCCCGCGAGGCGTCCCGTAAAGAAGGCGAGGGTGTCGGCGCTGGAGGAGCCCACGAGCGTGGCCAATCGCACGGTTTCGCCCGATTGGATGCCCAGCACGTAGCGCCGCGGCGTGCGCTGACGCCCGGTGATGGCGCTGGCGTTCGGGCCGGGGTCGTCCACCCAGAGATCGAGATCGACCACCGCCCCACTGGCGGCGGTGCCGGTCCAGCGGGCGTCGATCGGCGCGGTATCCACGCGCGTCGTGGCAACGTCGTAGGTCCCCAGCACCACCAGGCTGCCGAAGAGCCCGAGCCCACCGCTCACACTGGAGATCAGCCCGGAGCCACCGAAGGGATCGTTGCCGGAGCGATTGTAGTCGTAGAAGTTCTGATCGACCGAGGTGATGGACAGCTGCTGCGAGAAGCCCGGCAGGAACACATTCGGCAGGCCGGCCGCGAGGAAGTTGCGCAGCCCGCCGCTCAAGGTGAACGACGTGCTGTCGGAAAAGAGCGCCCACGGTCCGTACGGGGTCTCGACGCGCACCGCGTACGTGCGCCCACCCGCCGCGCCCGCCCAGGCGAGGTGCAGGGAGTCGCGATCGCGGTTGAACGCGAGCGGCTGTCGCGTGCGCGCCGCGTCGGCATTCCAGCCCCCCGGCGCGCCGGGCACCGTCGTGCGGCCGGTCACGACACGTCCATCGGCGGTGCGAATGCGCAAGCGATACGTGCCACCCGGGGCGACGGCGAGCTGCGCCCGTGCGACGACATAGCGCCCCGTCCCGCGGCCGCTCACGCGCGTCTCCGTGGCCGCAACGCCGATCGTGTCGGCGCCGGTCAGCAGGCGCACCTCAGCACCGGTGATCGGCTCGCCGCCGGCGGTGCGAATCGGATCGAGCGGATCGAACTTGAGCGAATCGTCGATCACCACGCGACCGGTGAGCGACGACTCCACCAGCACCACCTGCTCGGCGGCCCCGGCATTCAGGACCGCATGCACCACAATGCGTGGTGTCGGGGCCGGAATGACCGCTTTGCCAAACTCGCACCCCGCGAGCAGCGCTGGCGCGAGGCCCCACATCGCGGCGCGCCACGCGCGACCGATCTGCTTACCACGCAATGGACACCCCCAGCGTGGGCAGGAACGGGAACTGCGAGAACGCCGAGCGCGTCGGGGGATTGTCGGTATAGTCGAACACGTACGTGAACACGTTGCGCGCATTGTACGCGTTGATGAGCGACACGTACGGTGTGAGATGGCGCTTGCCGGGATTCGCGTACGTCGCGCTCAGGTCGAGCCGTTGCACGAGCGGATAGCGCGCGCCGTTGCGCACGCCACCGATCGGTTCACGCGCGACGGGGAGGTTGTCGGTGATGTAGCTGTTGGTGACCGGATCGTACCGTCGCCGCACCAGCTGCCCTTCGATATCGGTGAACGGCGTCCCCGTGCCCACCCCGAGTCGCGCGCCGTAGCTCCAGTTGCCGCCCGGGCGCCAGCTGGACACGACGTTCAGGTTGTGTCGGCGGTCCTGCACCGGCGCAAAGCGTCCGGTGGGCGCATCGCGCC
The DNA window shown above is from Gemmatimonadaceae bacterium and carries:
- a CDS encoding DUF4249 domain-containing protein — protein: MRGKQIGRAWRAAMWGLAPALLAGCEFGKAVIPAPTPRIVVHAVLNAGAAEQVVLVESSLTGRVVIDDSLKFDPLDPIRTAGGEPITGAEVRLLTGADTIGVAATETRVSGRGTGRYVVARAQLAVAPGGTYRLRIRTADGRVVTGRTTVPGAPGGWNADAARTRQPLAFNRDRDSLHLAWAGAAGGRTYAVRVETPYGPWALFSDSTSFTLSGGLRNFLAAGLPNVFLPGFSQQLSITSVDQNFYDYNRSGNDPFGGSGLISSVSGGLGLFGSLVVLGTYDVATTRVDTAPIDARWTGTAASGAVVDLDLWVDDPGPNASAITGRQRTPRRYVLGIQSGETVRLATLVGSSSADTLAFFTGRLAGDSLVGTYDRRFDTSGPTRFRRAAR